Genomic segment of Oceanimonas sp. GK1:
TACCGGCGCCTTGCCGCCTACCACCTCCTGACGGCCGGGCTCGATAAAGCTCTCGATCATCACCCCGGCAATAAAACGGCTGCCAGCCTCAAGCTGGCGGCAAATATCATCGGCCACATCCAGTTGGCGTTGGTACTGTTTTCGGCTGTTGCCATGGCTCAGATCCACCACCATGTGAGTGGGCAGGCCGGCGGCCTTCAGACCCTCCGCGGCGCTGGCAATGCTGTGCTCGTCGTAATTGGGCTCGCTGCCGCCACGCAAAATCACATGGCCATAAGGATTGCCGTCGGTCTGGTAGATGCTCATCTTTCCGTCTTTATCCGGCGAGCAGAAAATATGGCCGTGGGCGGCGGCGCGCACCGCGTCCAGGGCAATCTGAATATTGCCGTCGGTGCCGTTTTTAAAGCCCACCGGGCACGACAGCGCCGAGGCCATTTCCCGGTGGATCTGGCTTTCGGTGGTGCGCGCGCCGATGGCGCCCCAGCTGATCAGATCGGCAATATACTGGCCGGTCACCATATCCAGGAATTCGGTGGCGGTGGGCAGGCCCAGGGTGTTGATGTCGCCCAACAGTTTGCGGGCCAGGGCCAGGCCGGTGTTCACATCAAAGCTGCCGTCCAGGTGCGGGTCGTTGATGAGCCCCTTCCAGCCCACTATGGTGCGGGGCTTTTCAAAATAGGTGCGCATTACGATGCACAGTTTGTCGGCGTAGCGGGCCTTAAGCGTCACCAGCCGTTCGGCGTAGGCCAGGGCGGCGGCCGGGTCGTGAATGGAGCAGGGGCCGATGATCACCAGCAGTTTGTGGCTATGGCCGGTGAGAATGGCCTCAATCTCGGCCCGGGCCTTGAGCACGGTGGCCGACATGGCCTCGGTGAGCGGGTAGCGCTCGGCCAGCTGGTGCGGGGTGATCAGGGTCGCCAGTGGGCGGCTTCTCAGTTCGTCGGTGGGGAAGGGCATGGTATGGCCTGCTTGAATCATGACGTGCGGCAGCACAATGCCCTTAACATAACCAAAAGCCGTGGCAGGGAAAACCACGGCTTTGGAATTTTATGCGGTCAACGTATTTTCAGGGCTTAACTGAAACGCTGGCCGGAGATGGCCGGATGGTAGATGGGCTGGATCACATTGCCTGCGGGATCGGTAATGTGAAAGCTGCGGGCGCCGTCCCGGTGATCGTGGGGCTGGTCCAGCAGGGTCACGCCCTTGGCCTTGAAGTACTGGTACCATTGCTCCAGCTCTTCCTTGGTGTCGACGATAAAGCCAAAGTGATCCATGCGCTGGACGCCGCTGGCGGGCTCGTCGGCGCGGCCCAGCGACAGGTTGTCGTTGCCGCAGGTGAGGTACACCAAGTTGTCGCTGGCACGGTTGAGGATCTCCATGCCCATGATCTCGGTGTAGAACTGGACGCATTCCTCCAGGTTGGGCATGGTAAAGGCGATGTGGCGCATGCCGTTAAAACGACCGGGTCTGTCCATTCTGGGCTCCTTGGAAGTTACCTGAATATTTGTGTACTATTTGTTGAATTTAAATAAACAAATGGAGTTTACAATGTATTCAATTATTGTCAAAACCAAGCTCAAGCCCGGCACCACCCAGGCCTTCCTCGACGCCATGCTGCCCAACGCCGAGGCTTCCGTGCGCGACGAGCCCGGCTGCCACACCTTTGACGTGCTGCAGGACCGCGCCGATCCCGAACTGTTCTGGCTCTATGAAATCTACCAGGACGAAGCCGCCCTGGCCGCCCACAAGGAAACCCCGCACTACCAGGCCAGCCGCGCCGTGGTGAATGAGCTGATTGCCGAGCAGTCGGTGATCCGGGCCGACGTGCTGGCGGTCAATCCGACCCGTTAACTCTCAGCCCACCAGGTCCGCCAGCAACGATAGGCTGTGGTGGCGGGCGCCCTGATCGTAGATATCGGATACCACCATCAGCTCGTCGGCGCCGGTCTGGGCCAGCAGCGTTTCCAACTGCCGGGCTGCCCGGTCCGGACCGCCGATGACGGCGGCGCCGAGGAAGCCCTCCACCCCGCGCTGCTCGTGGGGCAGCCAGCGCTGGTCCAGGTCGGTGACCGGCGGCTGCAACAGGCGGCCTTCGCCGCGCAGCAGCGACAGTACCTTCTGGCGCGCCGTGCTGGCCAGGAACTCGGCCTCCCGGTCGCTGTCGGCGACGATGGCCGGCACGCCCAGCATCAGGTAGGGCTCGGCCAGCACCTCCGAGGGCCGGAACCGGTCTTTATAGATGGCCACCGCCTCATGCAGCATGCGCGGCGCGAAGTGGGAGGCGAAGGCGTAGGGCAGGCCGAGCTGCGCCGCCAGCTGGGCGCTGAACAGGCTGGAGCCGAGCAGCCAGATGGGCACATTGGTGCCGGCGCCGGGGATGGCCATCAGCTTCTGGCCATGATGTGCCGGCCCCAGCAGCTGCCGCAACTGCTGTACCTGCTCGGGAAAGTCCTCGCCGTCTTCCGGCCGGCGGCGCAGGGCGCGCATGGTGTCGGGATCCGTGCCCGGGGCCCGACCCAGGCCCAGGTCGATGCGGCCGGGATAGAGGGTGGCCAGGGTACCGAACTGCTCGGCCACCACCAGGGGCGGGTGGTTGGGCAGCATGATGCCGCCGGAGCCGACCCGAATGCGGGAGGTATGGCCGGCGATATGGCCCACCAGCACGGCGGTGGCGGAGCTGGCGATGCCGTCCAGGTTGTGGTGTTCTGCCAGCCAGAAACGCTCAAAGCCGAGGTCTTCTACATGGCGGGCCAGAGCGACCGAGTTGGCAATAGCATCGGCGGTGTCAAAGCCGGTACGAATATGTACCAGATCCAGGATGGACAGTTTGAGCTTGGATAATAGGCGCATAAATGATAATGGTATCGATTGAAACAATAGCCCGATAACAGCATATTTGGCCGGTATCCGCTATCCAAAGAAGGTATATCTTATGTCGATGGCCGACATACGGAGAGGAAGCATGGACATCATGGCCCGGCTGGCGGACTGGCACATTACGCCGCCGCTGATTGAGCACCCGCCGCTGCACAGCTGCGACGATGCTGATCGCCTGCTGGTAGACAGGCCCGGCACTCGGCTGAAAAACCTGTTTCTGCGGGACAATTATGGCCGTAAGCACGCGCTCTTGCTGACCCCGCCGAATAAGCAGGTGGATCTCAAGGCGCTGTCACGCCAGCAGGGCTGGTCGCGGCTGGGGTTTGCCTCGGCCGAGCGGCTGGACCGTTATCTGGGCGTGGCCCCGGGCCATGTGTCTGTGCTGGCGCTGGTGAACGATGCGCAGCAGCAGGTAGAGCTGTGGCTGGATGAAGATCTGCAAGACGGTGACAACTTTCACTGTCATCCGCTGCGCAACACCGCCACCGTGCTGCTGAGCCGGGCCGATTTGCAGCGCTTTACCGAACAAACCGGCCATACGCCGGTCTGGCTGCCGGTGCCTTCTTTTTAAGGGATTGGGGACTGGGGAATAGG
This window contains:
- a CDS encoding prolyl-tRNA synthetase associated domain-containing protein — encoded protein: MDIMARLADWHITPPLIEHPPLHSCDDADRLLVDRPGTRLKNLFLRDNYGRKHALLLTPPNKQVDLKALSRQQGWSRLGFASAERLDRYLGVAPGHVSVLALVNDAQQQVELWLDEDLQDGDNFHCHPLRNTATVLLSRADLQRFTEQTGHTPVWLPVPSF
- a CDS encoding VOC family protein, giving the protein MDRPGRFNGMRHIAFTMPNLEECVQFYTEIMGMEILNRASDNLVYLTCGNDNLSLGRADEPASGVQRMDHFGFIVDTKEELEQWYQYFKAKGVTLLDQPHDHRDGARSFHITDPAGNVIQPIYHPAISGQRFS
- a CDS encoding 3-deoxy-7-phosphoheptulonate synthase, giving the protein MPFPTDELRSRPLATLITPHQLAERYPLTEAMSATVLKARAEIEAILTGHSHKLLVIIGPCSIHDPAAALAYAERLVTLKARYADKLCIVMRTYFEKPRTIVGWKGLINDPHLDGSFDVNTGLALARKLLGDINTLGLPTATEFLDMVTGQYIADLISWGAIGARTTESQIHREMASALSCPVGFKNGTDGNIQIALDAVRAAAHGHIFCSPDKDGKMSIYQTDGNPYGHVILRGGSEPNYDEHSIASAAEGLKAAGLPTHMVVDLSHGNSRKQYQRQLDVADDICRQLEAGSRFIAGVMIESFIEPGRQEVVGGKAPVFGQSITDACLGWNDSEQVLARLYQAVRG
- a CDS encoding LLM class flavin-dependent oxidoreductase, with the protein product MRLLSKLKLSILDLVHIRTGFDTADAIANSVALARHVEDLGFERFWLAEHHNLDGIASSATAVLVGHIAGHTSRIRVGSGGIMLPNHPPLVVAEQFGTLATLYPGRIDLGLGRAPGTDPDTMRALRRRPEDGEDFPEQVQQLRQLLGPAHHGQKLMAIPGAGTNVPIWLLGSSLFSAQLAAQLGLPYAFASHFAPRMLHEAVAIYKDRFRPSEVLAEPYLMLGVPAIVADSDREAEFLASTARQKVLSLLRGEGRLLQPPVTDLDQRWLPHEQRGVEGFLGAAVIGGPDRAARQLETLLAQTGADELMVVSDIYDQGARHHSLSLLADLVG
- a CDS encoding putative quinol monooxygenase — protein: MYSIIVKTKLKPGTTQAFLDAMLPNAEASVRDEPGCHTFDVLQDRADPELFWLYEIYQDEAALAAHKETPHYQASRAVVNELIAEQSVIRADVLAVNPTR